From Fulvivirga lutea:
AGTGAAGAAACGCATAACACAAAACACTATGATTATCCCATCGAAGCACTCGATATATTTAAAAATGATGCGCTCTTATTTGAGCCAGGAACCAACTTTGAATATAGTAGCTACGGGTGGACATTAATTGCTGCGGCAATGCAAAAAGCAACTGGAATGACCTTCGAATCAATAATGCAACAACTATTTCTTGAGGTTGGGATGCCCAATACTACTTTTGATAAATATGATTTGCAATCTGACCATCGAACCATCCAATATATTTACAAGAATGATAAAAAACGTGAAACAGCACCTGATGAAGATCGGAGTTTTATGTACGCTGGTGGAGGTTATCTTTCTACTGCTACAGATTTGGTTCAATTCGGAAATGTCTTACTCGAGAATACCTACATCTCTAAAACAACATTTGAGGAATTCACCAGACCAAGAGCGCTACCCAATGGGGAAAGTACTTTTTATGCACTGGGTTGGGAGTCTGGCGTAAGCAGATTAAATACACCGATTATTTATCATAGCGGTAGCATGCAATCGGCAAGAGCACATGTATTGATTTATCCAGAACACAAACTTGTTATGGCCTATGTGGCCAACACTGGCTCCAATGTATTTTTTAATGATCGAGAGGCTCAATCGTTAGCAGAGTTGTTCTTGCTTCAAGATAACAATATGCTAAAGAATGCTACTCAACTTGATGGAGAATGGAATATTGAAACTACCTCTTTGGCTGGTAAGAAATCGACCGGCTTATTACGTGTATCAACCTTGAACAACGTCTCGACCGTCATGTTAGAATTTACCAGAAGTAGAAAGAAAGAGGAGTATAAAGGCATTGTTTATAGGAATCCGGATGGTCAATTTAGAATAGTAGCTGTAACACCTATGTTCTTAGATATGTATCTTACGTTAGATGGTAACACGTTGACAGGCCATTGGCTGCATGATTTTAATGTAAATGGTAAACCTGAGCAAGATGACTATTGGAAGCCACGCGATATCAAGCTAATAAAACTAAACTAGTCGCGCTTAAATATTCCATAAACGGCTGATCCGGAACCAGTCATACTCGCATATACCGCACCACGAGCATACATGTCTTCTTTCAAGCTATATATTTTCGGATGATTTGGAAAAATGGAGTTCTCAAAATCATTTTTAAGCACGTTTTTCCAGGTTGAGATAGGTTGAGTAAGAATTTCCTTCACGCTTTTACTCGGCTTATTGGGTGTTACCCCAGCATAGGCCTCTGCCGTTCCGATATGTATTTGAGGGTATTCAATCTTTATTTCGTACTCAGCTAAACTGATGTTAATATCTTCAAATTCTGTTCCTGTGCCTTTGGCCAGTACTGGTTTGTTGCGAATAAAGAAAGGGCAGTCGCTACCCAGCAGTGCTGCGTAAGCCTCCAATTGATCATCTGTCAATTGCAAGTCAAATAGTTGATTAAGCACTTTTAAAGTAAACGAGGCATCTGATGAACCACCACCCAAGCCTGCTCCAATGGGAATAATTTTATGTAAATGAATTTGAACATCAGTTATATTAAAATCTGCTTTCAATAGCTCGAAAGCCCTGATGCAAAGGTTGTTTTTGGTATTACCTGGTATGGCAATTCCAGAAGAAGTAAATGATAATTTTTTTGCTGGTAGAATTTCTAAAATATCTGATAAATCAAACGGATAGAAGCAAGATTCTATGTTATGATAGCCATCCTCTCTCTTTGAGAGGATATTTAAACCAAGGTTAATTTTAGCATTCGGAAAAACTACCATAATTAAAATTAAAAATCCCGAATCAATTTTTCATGATTCGGGATTCAATGTATTGTTAATCAGTTTTTATTTCGTCAGTTCGCCAATGATCTCATCCGTAATACCTGAAGATGAGAATCCACCGTCATGCATTAAGTTTTGCATTGTTACCATTCTAGTATAATCAGAGAACATCATGACAATGTATTTGGCACAATCTTCTGCACTTGCATTTCCAAGTGGCGATAATTTATGGGCATAATCTAAGAAGACATCAAAACCACCAACACCACTTCCCGCAGTTGTCATGGTTGGTGATTGTGAAATGGTATTCACTCTCACTTTATTGATTTTGGCGAATCTAGCGCCATAACTTCTTGCAATAGATTCTAAAACAGCTTTTGCTTGTGCCATATCACCGTAATCAGGGAAAGTTCGTTGAGCAGCGATATAAGTCAGGGCTAATATAGAACCCCACTCGTTCATGGCTTCCGTTTTTTCAGCAGTTTGTAAAACCTTGTGGAACGATAAACCAGAAATATCTAATGTTTTTAAGAACCAATCATAGTTAAGATCACCATATTCACGTCCTTTTCTTACGTTGGGACTCATTCCAATGGAATGAAGAACAAAATCTAATTTGCCACCCAAAATTTCCATTGACTTTTCGAAAAGGTTCGTTAAATCTTCAATTGAGGTGGCATCTGCAGGAATAACTTCTGCATTACACATTTTTGCCAATTCATTAATTTCACCCATTCTCATCGCTATAGGTGCATTAGTTAAAACAAACTCAGCACCATCTTCATGCGCTTGTAGCGCAGTTTTCCAGGCGATTGAGTCTTTATTTAACGCCCCGAATATGATTCCTTTTTTTCCTTTTAATAAGTTGTTACCCATTTCTAGAATTTTAATTGATTGGCAATAATACGAAATTATTTTAGCCTGTGGGAAGTATTCAGGCTTTCACCGTTTTCTCTGTAAACCCTTCCATAAAATCACTAAATTTATTAGTGAACGCCTCTATAGATTTGTCCTTTGAGTGAATAGCAAAAAGATCTATTTCTTTACCCTCAGATAATGCTGTAAAAGTGTAGTTGTATGTTACAGGAATTTCTATATCCGGACTTACAAAATCATCCACTTCAACCCTTTTAAATTTAAAACTATCAATATTAGAAAAGTCGATGCGCTTATAAGGCCCGGTGGCATTGCTGATGATATTAATTTGTTTGGTTTGTCTTGAGAAAAGCACTTTAAAATGTTTTTTGGAGTAAAAACTTAGAAATGGAGTTGCAGTGAAAATTAATCCTAACAATGCACCACCAATTACAACCGTACTGCCTTCTTCTGCGCCTAATATGAGGCAATATGAAACGAGTGCTACACCACTAAATGATAACAGCATTCTTGATATAAAATTATTGGTGGGAGCTCCAATAATAGTTATTTCGTTGTCGCCTCGAAACTTAACCATTAGCTCATGTTCCTCGAGCATATCGTTAAACTCCTCTTCAAGAATCCTTCTTTTTTTCATCAAAATATTCTGCCAACCTTTGAACGGAAAGACAATTTAGAAAAAATAAATATTTGGCGCCATTCTTATGGTACTATTTCAATAATTTTGGTTCTATGAGACCTAATGCTCATTACTATTTTAAGAATGAATGTAGATAAAAAAAGTCCGATTGGAATTTTTGATAGTGGAATAGGAGGGTTAACCGTAGCGCATGCCATACGAGCAGTTTTACCACAAGAATCACTTATCTACTTCGGAGATACTGCCCATTTACCTTACGGTGATAAGTCAGAGGCAGCAGTTCAGGCATACAGTATTAAAATTGCCGATGTTCTATTGAACAAGGGCTGCAAAGTAATTGTAATCGCGTGTAACTCTGCAAGTAGTGCTGCTTATGAATTGCTCAAGGAATACACTGGCAAGCGCGCTAAAGTGATTAATGTAATTGATCCTATGGTTAATTATTTGAGTAATCATTACGAGGGAAAAAAGGTTGGCTTAATTGGCACAAAGCGAACAGTCACTTCAAACGTTTATGGAAAGAAGGTAAAGGCCTTAAAAAAGAATATTGCACTTGAATCTCTTGCTACCCCCTTATTAGTGCCGATGATTGAGGAAGGTTTTTTTAATAATAAAATCAGTTATGAGATTATTGAGAAATACTTGCAGCATAAGGATTTGCAAAACATATCAGCGCTGGTATTAGGTTGTACACATTACCCTTTGGTTAAAGATCAAATCAATAAATTCTTTAACAACAAAGTAGATATTTTAGATAGCTCTGAAGTAACAGCTGATTACTTGAAAAAGTATTTATCTGACACCGGTTTGTTAAATGATGAGCATGTTGAGGATGATCATTTTTTGGTTTCGGACTATACAGAATCATTTGAAGCATCCACTAAAATATTCTTTAAAGAGCGAGTAAAGCTTGAAAGACACATACTTTGGGACTAGAATTAGGTTTAATGCTATTTTTTTGTCACTTTAATTCCTAAATGTAAATCGAGTAAATGTCCACTTTTCTATTTGTACTCCCATTTTTACTCATTTTCGTTGTGTTTGCGGTTTATGCAGAGAGAAAAATCTCTGCATTCATTCAGGACAGATATGGTCCCATGGAGGTTGGTCCGTATGGCTTGCTGCAGACTATTGCAGACCTTTTAAAATTATTGCAAAAAGAGGATATTGTTCCGAAGGCTGCGAGTAGATTATTATTCCTTGTAGCACCAATTCTCATATTTATAGTCGTTTTTGTTGCCTTTGCCTTTATACCGCTTGCTCCAAATTGGGCGGGTTCAATGGCTGAAACCGGTGTGTTTTTCTTAATGGCCATTGTATCATTAGATGTGATTGGAATAATCATGGCTGGTTGGTCCTCTAACAATAAGTATTCATTACTGGGGTCTATCAGATCAGCGGCACAAATTATTGCTTATGAGGTTCCACTAACACTAAGTGTGCTTTGTGTATTGGTAATAGCCCAAACTTTAAATCTGCAGGAAATTAACATGCAACAAAGCATTTGGTCAGAGTCAACTATTTATTTGTTTGGTATCAAATCTTTAGGAATTGAAGTAACGGGTATTGGTGGAGTTCTATCATGGAATGTTATTCAAATGCCACTTCTGTTTGGTGTCTGGGTGATCTACTTCATCGCATCATTAGCTGAGTCAAACAGAGCGCCTTTCGACTTACCCGAGGCAGAATCAGAATTAGTAGCAGGTTTTCATACAGAATATTCAGGCTTTAGATGGAGTATAATTATGCTGGCGGAATATGGCATGATGCTGCTTGTAAGTTTGCTTGGAGTTGTACTATTCTTTGGTGGCTGGGCTACACCATTACCAAACATTGGAGCTGTAGAACTAGCAAATTGGACAAGCGGTAATATGGGTTCTCTATCAGCCACATTGTGGGGAATCTTTTGGCTTATTTCTAAAACATTAGTGATGATTTTTTTACAAATGTGGGTGCGCTGGACATTTCCAAGAGTAAGAATCGATCAGCTTATGACAATCGGATGGAAATACCTAACTCCCATTGCATTAATATTTTTGTTAATTTGTAGTGTTTGGCGGCTTATAATGATATAAATTCGATTACTTGATAAGAAGAATAACAACCATATTGTTAATTATTCTGCTACCCTGTTTAGTAGTTGCACAGGACACACTCAAAATGAGTGAGTTGGAGGAAGACTACAGGGACGCAAAAAGTGATTCAGTAAAATTAGAATTACTAATTGAGGTAATTAATTCTACTGAATTGGGTAATGTGGATACAGCCATTCAAATTGCAAAACGCGCAGTAGATCTTGCTTCAAAACTGAAAGATAGTGTGAATTTGGCTTTTGCAACGCAGTCGCTAGGTGTTTTTTATTCTGTACAAAGCAATCATAACGAAGCATTAAGAAATGACCTTGAGGCGCTGAAAATTTATAGGAAGCTAGGGGCAGGAACTCAGGAATCTGACCTTTTAAATGCTGTGGGAGAAGATTATCTGAATCTTGATTTATATAATGAGGCATTTGACTATTACAGGCAAAGTCTGCAGAAAGCACAAAAGCTAGGTGATAAACTTCAGATAGCTATTTCAACTTATAATATGGGTCGGGTGCTTTTTGCTATGGGGCAATTAGATAGAGCTCGGGAATATATCGAAGAATCGATGAAAGTAAGCATCGAGGTGGGCGACTCTGCAGGTATAGCTTATTCTAAAAACGATTTAGCATTAATTGACATAGAAGAATCCAATTATGAAAAAGCGCTAAATGTATTAAAGGAGGCATACGATGTAAGTGTAAAGTTTAGGGAAGATGTGCTCACCCCACAAATTATGGCAAATATGGCCAAGGCATATGAAAAGAAAGGTGAGTATAGAAAGGCGTTAATCCATTATGATGATGCACTTGATATTTACGAAAAACAGAGCAATAAGAACGGTATTGTTGAGGTATTTTATGGCAAAGGCAGGGTGAGTCAACGGATGGGTGATGAAATTGGGGCTAAAGCGTATTTTGAGAAATGCCAGAAGATGGCCGAAGAGATAGGCGATAATGGATCATTAATCAGATGCTATGCTGCCATGTCCGAACTTTATGAATCTGAGAGAAACCTGGCGAAAGCACTAGAATATTATAAGAAGTATAAGGAACTGGAGGATAGTGTATTCAGCGAAAAGAAAAAAGAACAATTTAGTCAGGTTCAAATACAGTATGAAACAGCTAAAAAAGATATTGAGATTCAGCTGCTCAACCAAAAAGAGCAAAAACAAATCTCTGAACTGAAGAATCAGGAGTTCATTCGAAATATTCTTGTTGTAATTCTAGCGTTTACGGCCGTGCTCTTATTCTCGCTGTATAAGAATAACCAAAGAAGAAAAAAGATTAACGATCTGCTGGTTATTCAACAGAGAGAAATAGAGTCTAAAAGCAAAGAGTTAAGCAGTTTGCTTGAAATGAAAGACAAATTCTTCTCTATTGTTTCCCATGATTTAAGATCTCCGATAAATGCATTGGTAGGCATTCTGGATATCCTTGATGAAGGCAATATGACGCAAAAAGAACTTAAAGAGGTGAGCCATGCACTAAAAGTTAGGTTGGATAATACGCGCAAATTATTAGACACACTTCTGGACTGGGCCATGGTTCAAATGAATGAGATAAAAATTAAGCCGGAAAAAATCAATCTAAAGGGTATTGTGGAAGAAAATTTTACCTTTTTCAGGGAGATAGGTGAAAAAGACATTGTTTTCGTAAATAGTGTAGAGAAAGAACGGATTGTAAAGGCAGATAAAAACATGCTAGACCTGATAATCAGAAATTTGATATCAAACTCAATTAAGTTTACTGAAGACGGTGGTCGTGTAGAAATTTTAACGGAAGATGGTCCGAAGAATTCATTAATAGTTATGGTGAAGGATGACGGTGTTGGCATGGCTCCCGATCAAATGGATAAACTTTTTAATGCCACTGAGCTTTATACTACCAGAGGAACAGCTAATGAAAAAGGTACAGGTCTTGGGTTGCGCCTATGTAAAGAATTTGTGGAGCGCATGGGTGGAAATATTTGGGTAGAAAGTGAGCAAGGCAAAGGAAGTACCTTTAAATTTACCATCAGCTTAGCCTGATTGAATTTTTTAATCTAAAGCATTATCATAATGAATAACTCAGGATACTGGGAAAACATAAAGTCTGCTTTAAATACTTCAGTAAAAGGATTAAAAACCACTATCAAACACTTTAAGGATGCCAAGAAAACGGTAAAACCTATGAGTGTGAGCGATCCTAATTACTTTACCAGGCAAGAGGGTATCATGACACTGCAATATCCACACGAAAGCCTTCCTATACCCGATAACGGTAGATACAAATTGCACAATGAAATTGACGATTGTATTGTATGCGACAAGTGTGCAAAAATTTGCCCGGTAGATTGTATTGATATTGAACCAATTAAAGCGAAAGAAACATTTGGCTACACATCAGATGGAACTCCTAAAAGAATTTATGCAGCCAAATTTGATATCGATATGGGCAAGTGCTGTTTCTGTGGTTTATGCACAACGGTGTGTCCTACCGAATGCCTTACCATGACGAAGTCTTTCGACTTTAGTGAATATGATATTGCAGACCACACGTATGAATTTGCAACCATGACTCCACTTGAAATCCTCGAAAAAAAGAAGGAGATCGAAGAATTTGAAAAAGCTAAAAAAACGGACGAAGTAAGTTCTACTAAAAAGAAAATGGCCGTTAAGCCAGTGGTTAAAAAGAAAGAAGAGGAGTCTAATAAGCCTAAACCAAAGTTTAAGCCGAGGCCAATGATTAAAAAGAAAAAGAAAGACGATGAGTGATTGGCTTATTTATTTTTTAGGCTTCATAGCAATACTTTCAGCCTGTTACGTGCTTTTTACCTCCAATCTACTATATGCAGCCTTTTCTCTTGTGGTTACTTTCATATCTATAGCTCTGTTATACCTTGCTTTGGGAGCAGAGTTTATTGCCGTTACCCAAATAATGATATACGTTGGCGGTATCATTGTTTTGATCATATTCGGAGTAATGCTTACCAATAAATTAGGCAATGAACCACCTCAATCTGGGAGCCATAATAAGTTTATTGCTGGGTTGATTTCAGCATCAATATTTGGTCTTCTTTGCTACGCTATTGTACAAATAAACTTTTCTAACGATAAGGTGAGCGGGTCGCTTTATAATATTAAGCAGATAGGGCAGGGACTATTTACAGACTATTTATTAGTGTTTGAGTTGGCCGGCATATTACTCCTTGTTGCTCTAATTGGAGCCTCTGTTATAGCATCGAAAAAAGACACTGTATGATATTAGAGCTATTCATATTGAGCGCATTTTTATTTTCTATAGGATTGGCGATAGTTATTACTCGTAAAAATGCAATCTTCGTGCTAATGGGAATTGAGCTAATGCTTAATGCATCGAACATCAATTTGGTGGCCATCGGTGGAGATGCTGGTCAGGGTATATTTTTTGGACTTTTTGTTATTGTAATAGCAGCTGCTGAAGCAGCCGTGGGGCTGGCCTTGGTACTAAAAATATATCACTATTATAATTCGATTGAGCTCGATAAAATAAATGAACTGAAAGACTGACTTGCAAGCTTCAACAATGATATCTGATTGGGATTTCAACGGCTATTGGCTGCTGATTCTACTCGCATTGCCTTTACTTTCAATTATTGTCAATGTTGGTGTATTCAAGGCTAATCGGTCGCCATTAATAAGCGTAGTTTTACTTTTTACATCTACAGTTATAAGCCTTATTTTACTAAGTGCTTCGTGGGGCAACCCGCTTAAGTATCATCTCGACTGGTTTTCAATTGGCAGTACCAGCTATACTTTGACATTTTTTATCGATCGAATCACTGGATTAATGCTTTTCATTGTTACTTTCATATCAGCATTGGTGCACTGGTTTTCTATTGATTACATGAAAGAGGATGCCGGGCGCAATAGGTATTTTGCATTATTGGGCCTCTTTACGTTCTCCATGCTTGGAATTCTAATATCCAGCAATCTGCTCATAATCTTCATGTTTTGGGAGTTGGTCGGACTCAGTTCCTACTTGCTCATTGGTTTTTGGTTTACCAAAGAGTCGGCAGCCAAGGCCTCCAAAAAAGCCTTTATCGTTAACCGAATTGGTGACATAGGTTTTGTAATAGGATTGGCACTTGCCTGGTTTAACTTCCATTCATTCGATTTATTGATAATTCAAGAGTCTTTGGGTAGTATTTCATTGCTTTCCCCAGGTTTAGTTTCAATTTGTGGGTTCATGTTCTTCTTGGGAGCTATGGGTAAATCAGCCCAATTTCCTCTGCAAGTTTGGTTGCCCGATGCCATGGAAGGGCCTACACCTGTTTCAGCATTGATTCATGCCGCTACAATGGTGGCGGCCGGAGTTTATTTAATGATTAGAGTATCATTTTTATTATCAGCTGATGTTTTAATTATTGTTGCAGTAATTGGCGCAATTACTGCGTTTATGGGTGCTTATGCTTCCCTTTTTCAGAATGATATTAAAAAGGTCCTTGCTTTTTCTACTATTTCGCAATTAGGTTATATGATTATTGGTGTAGGGGTTAGTACGCCAGATGCAGCTTTCTTTCACTTGCTTACACATGCATTTTTCAAAGCAGGGCTGTTCTTAGGTGCTGGTGCAATCATCTACGCCATTCACAAGGCTTATACAAATGAAACATTAGACGCTCAGGATATGAGAAATATGGGCGGACTAAAATCTGCTATGCCGATAACATTTGCTGCCTTCTTGGTTTTTAGTCTGGCGTTAATAGGAATACCTTTTACATCAGGGTTTTTATCGAAGGAAGCCGTTTTATTAGGTGCAATACATTCAGCAACTACACAGGGAGGCATGTATTGGTTGATTGTTATTCTTGGGTTTGTATCCGTAGCATTAACATCTTACTATGTTATTCGGATGTTGGCCCTTGTGTTTTTTGGTTCGCATAGAGCATCTAATCAGAATGCCATTAAGGAATCATCTTTAACGTTTAAAATAGTGCTGATTGTTCTAGCCATTGGGTCTGTTGGTTTTGTCTGGTCGTTTAATCCATTTTCAGTGGAAGGCAGTTGGGTATTAAGCTCCATCAATTTACGGAACTTCAATTCATCTGAGTTACCTCATCTTTTAACAAGCACAGTATCATTGGCATGTATACTTATAGGTGCTTCAATTGCCTGGTATGGCTATAGAAAAGGCAACCTAACTTCAAATAGTCAGTCAATTCCTAGAAACATTTCATTAAATAACTGGTATTTGGATGACATTTATCAGTTACTACTCATAAAGCCATTTACCTCTTTCGCCCAGATTTTAAAAAGACTTGAGCATAAGATTATTGACAGGATAGTCAATCTTATTGGAATTGGCACAGCCGTATTATCACATGTAATAGGCTGGCTAGACAGACATGTTGTAGATGGCTTTGTGTCTGCTTCGGTTTATGTGGTTGGCAGAACTGGCTTAATTACAAAATCTGTGCAAGGGGGTAAAGTTCAGAGTTATATCTTGCTTGCTATTTTAGGTTTGATAATTATTATATTTTTGGCGATTTAAAATGAACGGAGCACTTCTATCCATATTAATATTCCTACCAATTCTAGCAAGTGCTATCGTTGCATTTAGTCCCATCAGTCAAAAGGTAACTAAATACATAACTCTCATAGTTGCTGCGGTGCAATTGTGCATTGCAATAGGACTATATCTGAACTTCAGTCAATCGGCAGGAGAATACGGCCTGGCTTCATTCTCTTATGTGGAGAAAGTAAAATGGTTTGAATTTTCACTGGCCAACTACGGTAAAATTAGTGCCGATTATTTTGTGGGAATAGATGGCTTGGGCTTGTCTATGGTTTTGTTGTCGGTATTAGTGATGGTGATTGCCACTATCAGTTCGTGGAATATTACTGATCGTTATAAAGGGTATTTCGCACTGTTTCTACTATTAAATGGTGCTATTATAGGATGTTTTGTAGCCCTAGATTTTCTCTTATTCTATCTCTTTTTTGAGTTTATGCTTCTACCAATGTATTTCCTCATTGGTTTATGGGGTGGGCCTAGGCGAGAGTATGCATCAATCAAGTTTTTCTTATACACCTTATTTGGCTCTATACTAATATTAATTGTACTCATTGCACTTAATATTTCAACCATTGATCCGGTTAAAACTGCTATTGAAGTTGACTTAATTGAAACAGCCGATCAATATTCTGATAAGGTAGAGACGCAAGTTCATAAGATGCTCAATTTTGGAAAGATTTCTTCCACCAAGCAGGTGCATACTTTTAACCTAATTTATATGACTGATCCTGCCAATCTTATTCCGGGATCGATATTAGACACAGAAGGAACCAGAATGTTATTTGGCCTTCCGCTGAGGTTGGTGGCCTTTTTATTGATTTTTATAGGCTTTGCAATTAAGATACCGGTAGTACCTTTTCATACATGGTTGCCTGATGCACATGTAGAAGCCCCAACGCCAATTTCTGTGATACTGGCGGGTGTCTTACTTAAAGTTGGTGCTTATGGGCTCATACGAGCGGGCATCTTTATTTTTCCGGATGGATTGATTCACTTTAGCTGGTGGCTAGGTGCGCTAGGTGTCATATCAATCATTTATGGAGCCATGAATGCATTAGCAAGTAATGATTTAAAGAAATTAATAGCTTATTCATCCGTTTCTCATATGGGATTCGTGCTGCTAGGTATCACTGCATTGTCATCCGAAGGGTTTGGTGGCGCCATTTATCAGATGGTAAGCCATGGTGTTATTTCAGCAGGCCTATTCCTTATTGCTGGTGTTTTATCCGATCGTACGCATGATAGATTGATAGAAAACTACTCTGGCCTGGCGCAAAAAATGCCGAAATATACTGTAATGGTGGTCATATTCTTTTTTGCATCAATGGGTCTCCCTGGCTTATCAGGTTTTATAGCTGAAATTTTTGTGCTAATCGGAAGCTTTATTTCCCCCATCCTCCCCGGTTGGATGATGATTGTTGCTTCGGTTGGGTTGGTGCTTTCTGCCGCCTATTATTTATGGACAATCCAGCGGATGTTTTACGGTCCGTTTTATTATAGATTAGGGGATAGCAATTCGGTTTTCACAGATTTAACGAAGCGAGAGAATTTAATGCTTTGGCCGCTAGTCTTATTGGCATTAGTATTAGGTATTTTCCCTCATTTTCTATTCGATATTATCAATGAATCTGTGAATCAAGGGGTAGACCTATTGTCGTCTCAGGGCATTTTAAATCTCAAATCAATACTTAAGTAAGTGGAAGAGTTAAGTCAGAAATTAGAATCATTAATTAATGACTTGGGATTGTTAGGTAGTGAATATGCCCTGATTGGTACTATTATTCTCGCCTTAGTTGCTGATCTATTATTCTCAAATAAACGAATAACAGATTCTGTAGTAATTATTGGATTGCTGACATCCATTTATCTGTCAATAGAAGCATTTGTTGGTTTTAGCTCATCCAAGTTTCTATTTCAAAATATGCTGATTTTAAGTCAGGCAGCATTGTTCTGGAAAATTGTACTGGCATTGAGCACCTTCTTCTGCCTGCTTCTTTTTATATCTGGTAAGTCAATTTTTAGAAGGGCAGAGGCCACCATTCTCATTCTTACGCTCTTGCTTGCCTCCAATTTTCTGGTAATGTCATCAAATTTACTGATGGTGTACTTCTGTGTTGAGATCATCTCAATTAGCTCATATATTCTAGCCTATTTTTCATTTGATAAAAAAGGTACAGAAGCGGCATTAAAGTACCTATTATTTGGGGCAACATCCGCAGCAGTCATGTTGTATGGTTTATCCTTGTTGTTTGCAATAACAGGCACGCTCGATTTTACCTCACAGCAATTTGTAGATTCATTACTGGCTGCAGAAGCTTTACCGCTAATCATTACATCAATTTTAGTAATAGCTGGGTTGCTCTTTAAAATAGCAGCTGTTCCATT
This genomic window contains:
- a CDS encoding serine hydrolase domain-containing protein, producing MKVVILIVLSNVLFALKTYSQENDTNVSMQLARHLLTEHMSMTNIPGLQIAVAIDGETVWNESFGYRDIENKLVVDNMTQFRIGSVSKSITSIALARLVEEQKIQLSSTIRALVPDYPKKEYDITIEQLASSTSGVRHYRSSEETHNTKHYDYPIEALDIFKNDALLFEPGTNFEYSSYGWTLIAAAMQKATGMTFESIMQQLFLEVGMPNTTFDKYDLQSDHRTIQYIYKNDKKRETAPDEDRSFMYAGGGYLSTATDLVQFGNVLLENTYISKTTFEEFTRPRALPNGESTFYALGWESGVSRLNTPIIYHSGSMQSARAHVLIYPEHKLVMAYVANTGSNVFFNDREAQSLAELFLLQDNNMLKNATQLDGEWNIETTSLAGKKSTGLLRVSTLNNVSTVMLEFTRSRKKEEYKGIVYRNPDGQFRIVAVTPMFLDMYLTLDGNTLTGHWLHDFNVNGKPEQDDYWKPRDIKLIKLN
- the ispE gene encoding 4-(cytidine 5'-diphospho)-2-C-methyl-D-erythritol kinase; the encoded protein is MVVFPNAKINLGLNILSKREDGYHNIESCFYPFDLSDILEILPAKKLSFTSSGIAIPGNTKNNLCIRAFELLKADFNITDVQIHLHKIIPIGAGLGGGSSDASFTLKVLNQLFDLQLTDDQLEAYAALLGSDCPFFIRNKPVLAKGTGTEFEDINISLAEYEIKIEYPQIHIGTAEAYAGVTPNKPSKSVKEILTQPISTWKNVLKNDFENSIFPNHPKIYSLKEDMYARGAVYASMTGSGSAVYGIFKRD
- a CDS encoding enoyl-ACP reductase FabI, whose translation is MGNNLLKGKKGIIFGALNKDSIAWKTALQAHEDGAEFVLTNAPIAMRMGEINELAKMCNAEVIPADATSIEDLTNLFEKSMEILGGKLDFVLHSIGMSPNVRKGREYGDLNYDWFLKTLDISGLSFHKVLQTAEKTEAMNEWGSILALTYIAAQRTFPDYGDMAQAKAVLESIARSYGARFAKINKVRVNTISQSPTMTTAGSGVGGFDVFLDYAHKLSPLGNASAEDCAKYIVMMFSDYTRMVTMQNLMHDGGFSSSGITDEIIGELTK
- the murI gene encoding glutamate racemase, giving the protein MNVDKKSPIGIFDSGIGGLTVAHAIRAVLPQESLIYFGDTAHLPYGDKSEAAVQAYSIKIADVLLNKGCKVIVIACNSASSAAYELLKEYTGKRAKVINVIDPMVNYLSNHYEGKKVGLIGTKRTVTSNVYGKKVKALKKNIALESLATPLLVPMIEEGFFNNKISYEIIEKYLQHKDLQNISALVLGCTHYPLVKDQINKFFNNKVDILDSSEVTADYLKKYLSDTGLLNDEHVEDDHFLVSDYTESFEASTKIFFKERVKLERHILWD
- the nuoH gene encoding NADH-quinone oxidoreductase subunit NuoH, coding for MSTFLFVLPFLLIFVVFAVYAERKISAFIQDRYGPMEVGPYGLLQTIADLLKLLQKEDIVPKAASRLLFLVAPILIFIVVFVAFAFIPLAPNWAGSMAETGVFFLMAIVSLDVIGIIMAGWSSNNKYSLLGSIRSAAQIIAYEVPLTLSVLCVLVIAQTLNLQEINMQQSIWSESTIYLFGIKSLGIEVTGIGGVLSWNVIQMPLLFGVWVIYFIASLAESNRAPFDLPEAESELVAGFHTEYSGFRWSIIMLAEYGMMLLVSLLGVVLFFGGWATPLPNIGAVELANWTSGNMGSLSATLWGIFWLISKTLVMIFLQMWVRWTFPRVRIDQLMTIGWKYLTPIALIFLLICSVWRLIMI
- a CDS encoding tetratricopeptide repeat-containing sensor histidine kinase; its protein translation is MIRRITTILLIILLPCLVVAQDTLKMSELEEDYRDAKSDSVKLELLIEVINSTELGNVDTAIQIAKRAVDLASKLKDSVNLAFATQSLGVFYSVQSNHNEALRNDLEALKIYRKLGAGTQESDLLNAVGEDYLNLDLYNEAFDYYRQSLQKAQKLGDKLQIAISTYNMGRVLFAMGQLDRAREYIEESMKVSIEVGDSAGIAYSKNDLALIDIEESNYEKALNVLKEAYDVSVKFREDVLTPQIMANMAKAYEKKGEYRKALIHYDDALDIYEKQSNKNGIVEVFYGKGRVSQRMGDEIGAKAYFEKCQKMAEEIGDNGSLIRCYAAMSELYESERNLAKALEYYKKYKELEDSVFSEKKKEQFSQVQIQYETAKKDIEIQLLNQKEQKQISELKNQEFIRNILVVILAFTAVLLFSLYKNNQRRKKINDLLVIQQREIESKSKELSSLLEMKDKFFSIVSHDLRSPINALVGILDILDEGNMTQKELKEVSHALKVRLDNTRKLLDTLLDWAMVQMNEIKIKPEKINLKGIVEENFTFFREIGEKDIVFVNSVEKERIVKADKNMLDLIIRNLISNSIKFTEDGGRVEILTEDGPKNSLIVMVKDDGVGMAPDQMDKLFNATELYTTRGTANEKGTGLGLRLCKEFVERMGGNIWVESEQGKGSTFKFTISLA